The Nitrospira sp. genomic interval CCGTTTTGTCTCCGGATGCACCAGTTCTGGCAGCGCATCCACGTAGGTCGACTTGAGCTTGCTCAGGCTTCGATAGGTAAGAATCTGGTTTGGTAATTCGTGCTGCGTGGCGAGCTGGGTGAGGGTGTCTTCATCGGTCGAATAGCCGGTCTTCGTTTTTCGCATGGGTTTCAGGCCGAGCTTCTCAAAGAGGACCGTCGCCAGCTGTTTCGGTGAATTGATGTTGAACTCGCCACCGGCGAGTGCTGCAATGCTTATCATCATCTGGTCGAGGTCTCGCTCTAGCTCTTTGCTCAATTCATGCAGCCCGTCGACATCCAGCAAGAACCCATTTCGCTCAATGTCGGCCAGGATCGGCACAAGCGGCATCTCCACTTCGGTGAAGAGTTTGACGCTCCCCTGATCCGTCAACCGTTCAATGAGGATTGGTTCGAGCTTGGCCAGGGCCGCGGCGGCTTCCGCGGTTTCCTCGCGAGATCCGGTATCGACTTCGAACAGCGACTGAGGTTGGGCTTTCTCCTGCTTACCGGACCCAAGTCGTTCACCGAGCCGTTCCAACATGATCGTGTCGAGGCTATGGTCGCGGCGGTTTGGGTTGAGCAAATAGTCCGCGATCATGGTGTCCACGTATGGGGGTGCCAAGGTGATCCCGATGCGATGGAACGCCAGCAACGTCGATTTCAGATCGTGCACGGTCTTGGTGTGAGTGCGATCGTGCAGGAGTTCGATGATCGTTCGCATGTAGGCATGGACGTCGATGGGGATGAACGCCGTCTGGTTGCCGGTCGAGAGGGCCAGGCCAAGGACGTCGGCATGGATGCCTGGTTGGCCGGCCAGCAAACAGTGCACACCGAGCGGTGCATTTGGGGGCACACCATCAATAAAGCGCTTTGCGGCTGTTTCATCCTCGATGATGAGGGTCTCATGGGTCGTCGCCTCCAGGGGTTTCGGCGATGGCTGGAGACTTTTGAGGAGAGAGGTGAATTCCAGCTCGCGCAGCAGCTCGGCGAGTGGCTCCTCATGCGGCGGCTTGATCCGGTAGGATTCGGGATGAAACTCCACCGGGCTTTGTATATCGATGGTTGCCAGTTTCCGGCTGAGCCGAGCCTGGTCCGCCTGTTCAGAAAGGAGAGTCTTGATGCGGGTGGGCGTGACTTCATCCAGGCGGCGTAGCAGCTCATCGATTGTCCCGAACTGTGCGATGAGTTTCATCGCGGTCTTTTCACCGATGCCCTTCACGCCGGGAATATTGTCGCTCGCGTCGCCCATCAGGCCCATCACTTCGATGACACGGCTAGGCTCGACGCCGAACTTGGCGACGCATTCCGCGTTGCTGGACCACTTATCCTTGACTGGGTCGTAGATGCGGACATGTGACGTCACGAGCTGAAGCATATCTTTATCGCCGGTGACGATCACGACGTCGTAGCCAGCCTGCTCCGCCTGCCGGGCCAACGTGCCGATCAAATCATCGGC includes:
- the polA gene encoding DNA polymerase I; this encodes MTSLQTNRRPTLYLIDGSAYIYRAFFALPALNNSKGLQTNAVYGFTTTLLKIIREHKPDGLAVAFDEKGPTLRHQEFKDYKAQRPPMPDGMKAQIPYIHRVVEALNIPAARQAGYEADDLIGTLARQAEQAGYDVVIVTGDKDMLQLVTSHVRIYDPVKDKWSSNAECVAKFGVEPSRVIEVMGLMGDASDNIPGVKGIGEKTAMKLIAQFGTIDELLRRLDEVTPTRIKTLLSEQADQARLSRKLATIDIQSPVEFHPESYRIKPPHEEPLAELLRELEFTSLLKSLQPSPKPLEATTHETLIIEDETAAKRFIDGVPPNAPLGVHCLLAGQPGIHADVLGLALSTGNQTAFIPIDVHAYMRTIIELLHDRTHTKTVHDLKSTLLAFHRIGITLAPPYVDTMIADYLLNPNRRDHSLDTIMLERLGERLGSGKQEKAQPQSLFEVDTGSREETAEAAAALAKLEPILIERLTDQGSVKLFTEVEMPLVPILADIERNGFLLDVDGLHELSKELERDLDQMMISIAALAGGEFNINSPKQLATVLFEKLGLKPMRKTKTGYSTDEDTLTQLATQHELPNQILTYRSLSKLKSTYVDALPELVHPETKRLHTSLNQTVAATGRLSSTDPNLQNIPVKGDYGLRIREAFVVPKGHELLCADYSQIEPRILAHLSQDPRLLSVFAKGEDIHMATAMEIFGLPSSQITRDMRRAAKTVVFGIVYGISPFGLSQNLGVPQAESKKYIDTFFERFAAVRALMGRNIAEGREEGYTTTILGRRRPIPELQSGDPAQRGVGERMAVNSPIQGSAADLIKVAMINVHKKLHEELPHVKMILQVHDELIFEVPDHDLEDAKRLVKQEMEGVGKQLGLSVPLKVDLGVGKNWRVAHP